One region of Nycticebus coucang isolate mNycCou1 chromosome 10, mNycCou1.pri, whole genome shotgun sequence genomic DNA includes:
- the CD48 gene encoding CD48 antigen isoform X1 — translation MRSRGWKWCVPRELLLLSLLLQAANTQGTFHQVSSDHVASVVNAVSGSNVILQIPERLPDNYKQLSWWYTTEQKIVEWRPNDTKYFDSTFKGRVVLDRQSCALNISNIQKDDNSTYLIKVLNATESLEKTWMILLQVFDPVRKPVIKIETIRQENSSCYMKLSCAIPDQSPAQCVNCTCTWHEDSGPLPNECLSTLELKVPVPQNYSKFYTCRVSNPVSSENDTVYFTPPCALWHSCSRTSGGLEVTNSQMTPCQMAVEVQISTKPVQE, via the exons ATGAGGTCCAGAGGATGGAAGTGGTGTGTACCCAGGGAACTGCTGCTGCTGTCTCTGCTACTCCAGGCCGCCAACACTCAAGGTACTTTCCACCAAGTGTCTTCAG ATCACGTGGCATCCGTAGTGAACGCCGTCTCTGGCAGCAATGTGATTCTCCAAATCCCCGAGAGACTGCCGGATAACTACAAGCAACTAAGCTGGTGGTACACCACCGAGCAGAAGATTGTAGAATGGCGTCCTAATGACACTAAGTACTTTGATTCTACATTCAAAGGCAGGGTCGTGCTTGATCGCCAAAGTTGTGCCCTGAACATTTCTAACATTCAGAAAGATGACAACAGCACCTACCTCATAAAGGTGTTGAATGCCACTGAAAGCCTGGAGAAAACCTGGATGATTCTACTGCAGGTGTTTG ACCCCGTTCGCAAGCCTGTCATAAAAATTGAGACGATAAGGCAAGAGAACAGCAGCTGTTATATGAAACTGTCATGCGCGATACCCGACCAGTCTCCTGCCCAGTGTGTGAACTGCACCTGCACCTGGCACGAGGACTCAGGGCCCCTCCCAAATGAGTGCCTGAGCACCCTTGAACTGAAGGTGCCTGTGCCACAAAACTACTCCAAGTTTTACACCTGCCGCGTCAGCAATCCTGTGAGCAGCGAGAATGACACCGTCTATTTCACTCCACCTTGCGCTCTGT GGCATAGCTGCTCGAGAACGTCAGGTGGCCTGGAGGTCACAAACAGCCAAATGACCCCTTGCCAGATGGCAGTGGAAGTCCAGATCAGCACAAAACCAGTGCAG GAATGA
- the CD48 gene encoding CD48 antigen isoform X2 — translation MRSRGWKWCVPRELLLLSLLLQAANTQGTFHQVSSDHVASVVNAVSGSNVILQIPERLPDNYKQLSWWYTTEQKIVEWRPNDTKYFDSTFKGRVVLDRQSCALNISNIQKDDNSTYLIKVLNATESLEKTWMILLQVFDPVRKPVIKIETIRQENSSCYMKLSCAIPDQSPAQCVNCTCTWHEDSGPLPNECLSTLELKVPVPQNYSKFYTCRVSNPVSSENDTVYFTPPCALFRSSGVNWIASWLIVMVPTILGLLLIRDELF, via the exons ATGAGGTCCAGAGGATGGAAGTGGTGTGTACCCAGGGAACTGCTGCTGCTGTCTCTGCTACTCCAGGCCGCCAACACTCAAGGTACTTTCCACCAAGTGTCTTCAG ATCACGTGGCATCCGTAGTGAACGCCGTCTCTGGCAGCAATGTGATTCTCCAAATCCCCGAGAGACTGCCGGATAACTACAAGCAACTAAGCTGGTGGTACACCACCGAGCAGAAGATTGTAGAATGGCGTCCTAATGACACTAAGTACTTTGATTCTACATTCAAAGGCAGGGTCGTGCTTGATCGCCAAAGTTGTGCCCTGAACATTTCTAACATTCAGAAAGATGACAACAGCACCTACCTCATAAAGGTGTTGAATGCCACTGAAAGCCTGGAGAAAACCTGGATGATTCTACTGCAGGTGTTTG ACCCCGTTCGCAAGCCTGTCATAAAAATTGAGACGATAAGGCAAGAGAACAGCAGCTGTTATATGAAACTGTCATGCGCGATACCCGACCAGTCTCCTGCCCAGTGTGTGAACTGCACCTGCACCTGGCACGAGGACTCAGGGCCCCTCCCAAATGAGTGCCTGAGCACCCTTGAACTGAAGGTGCCTGTGCCACAAAACTACTCCAAGTTTTACACCTGCCGCGTCAGCAATCCTGTGAGCAGCGAGAATGACACCGTCTATTTCACTCCACCTTGCGCTCTGT TCCGATCTTCTGGAGTAAATTGGATTGCAAGTTGGCTAATAGTCATGGTACCCACCATTCTTGGCCTCCTACTTATCAGAGATGAGCTCTTCTAA
- the CD48 gene encoding CD48 antigen isoform X3, which yields MRSRGWKWCVPRELLLLSLLLQAANTQDHVASVVNAVSGSNVILQIPERLPDNYKQLSWWYTTEQKIVEWRPNDTKYFDSTFKGRVVLDRQSCALNISNIQKDDNSTYLIKVLNATESLEKTWMILLQVFDPVRKPVIKIETIRQENSSCYMKLSCAIPDQSPAQCVNCTCTWHEDSGPLPNECLSTLELKVPVPQNYSKFYTCRVSNPVSSENDTVYFTPPCALWHSCSRTSGGLEVTNSQMTPCQMAVEVQISTKPVQE from the exons ATGAGGTCCAGAGGATGGAAGTGGTGTGTACCCAGGGAACTGCTGCTGCTGTCTCTGCTACTCCAGGCCGCCAACACTCAAG ATCACGTGGCATCCGTAGTGAACGCCGTCTCTGGCAGCAATGTGATTCTCCAAATCCCCGAGAGACTGCCGGATAACTACAAGCAACTAAGCTGGTGGTACACCACCGAGCAGAAGATTGTAGAATGGCGTCCTAATGACACTAAGTACTTTGATTCTACATTCAAAGGCAGGGTCGTGCTTGATCGCCAAAGTTGTGCCCTGAACATTTCTAACATTCAGAAAGATGACAACAGCACCTACCTCATAAAGGTGTTGAATGCCACTGAAAGCCTGGAGAAAACCTGGATGATTCTACTGCAGGTGTTTG ACCCCGTTCGCAAGCCTGTCATAAAAATTGAGACGATAAGGCAAGAGAACAGCAGCTGTTATATGAAACTGTCATGCGCGATACCCGACCAGTCTCCTGCCCAGTGTGTGAACTGCACCTGCACCTGGCACGAGGACTCAGGGCCCCTCCCAAATGAGTGCCTGAGCACCCTTGAACTGAAGGTGCCTGTGCCACAAAACTACTCCAAGTTTTACACCTGCCGCGTCAGCAATCCTGTGAGCAGCGAGAATGACACCGTCTATTTCACTCCACCTTGCGCTCTGT GGCATAGCTGCTCGAGAACGTCAGGTGGCCTGGAGGTCACAAACAGCCAAATGACCCCTTGCCAGATGGCAGTGGAAGTCCAGATCAGCACAAAACCAGTGCAG GAATGA
- the CD48 gene encoding CD48 antigen isoform X4, whose amino-acid sequence MRSRGWKWCVPRELLLLSLLLQAANTQGTFHQVSSDHVASVVNAVSGSNVILQIPERLPDNYKQLSWWYTTEQKIVEWRPNDTKYFDSTFKGRVVLDRQSCALNISNIQKDDNSTYLIKVLNATESLEKTWMILLQVFDPVRKPVIKIETIRQENSSCYMKLSCAIPDQSPAQCVNCTCTWHEDSGPLPNECLSTLELKVPVPQNYSKFYTCRVSNPVSSENDTVYFTPPCALSSATLQVLIVSQDPMKPSS is encoded by the exons ATGAGGTCCAGAGGATGGAAGTGGTGTGTACCCAGGGAACTGCTGCTGCTGTCTCTGCTACTCCAGGCCGCCAACACTCAAGGTACTTTCCACCAAGTGTCTTCAG ATCACGTGGCATCCGTAGTGAACGCCGTCTCTGGCAGCAATGTGATTCTCCAAATCCCCGAGAGACTGCCGGATAACTACAAGCAACTAAGCTGGTGGTACACCACCGAGCAGAAGATTGTAGAATGGCGTCCTAATGACACTAAGTACTTTGATTCTACATTCAAAGGCAGGGTCGTGCTTGATCGCCAAAGTTGTGCCCTGAACATTTCTAACATTCAGAAAGATGACAACAGCACCTACCTCATAAAGGTGTTGAATGCCACTGAAAGCCTGGAGAAAACCTGGATGATTCTACTGCAGGTGTTTG ACCCCGTTCGCAAGCCTGTCATAAAAATTGAGACGATAAGGCAAGAGAACAGCAGCTGTTATATGAAACTGTCATGCGCGATACCCGACCAGTCTCCTGCCCAGTGTGTGAACTGCACCTGCACCTGGCACGAGGACTCAGGGCCCCTCCCAAATGAGTGCCTGAGCACCCTTGAACTGAAGGTGCCTGTGCCACAAAACTACTCCAAGTTTTACACCTGCCGCGTCAGCAATCCTGTGAGCAGCGAGAATGACACCGTCTATTTCACTCCACCTTGCGCTCTGT CATCAGCAACTCTTCAAGTCCTCATTGTGTCACAGGATCCAATGAAACCATCAAGCTGA